In Bacteroidota bacterium, a single window of DNA contains:
- a CDS encoding DUF1772 domain-containing protein, which produces MEIPHLVIALAMFLCALVAGFLLAFTMIVMPGIQTLDDRGFLKSFKVMDGIIQNNHPGFMLMWAGSVLAILAAAWFGYAALEGTQQLLVFGAVALYLFGAQLPTAIVNIPLNNQLQAHDLDAMDAPALQAAREVFEARWIRWNTIRTVVTIVVVLMLLVVILPL; this is translated from the coding sequence ATGGAAATACCCCACCTTGTGATAGCGCTAGCGATGTTTTTATGCGCGCTTGTCGCCGGCTTTTTGCTCGCCTTCACGATGATTGTTATGCCCGGTATTCAAACCCTCGATGACCGCGGCTTTTTAAAAAGTTTTAAAGTGATGGACGGTATCATTCAGAACAATCACCCGGGATTTATGCTAATGTGGGCCGGGTCGGTACTTGCCATCCTTGCTGCAGCGTGGTTTGGCTATGCTGCGTTAGAGGGGACCCAGCAACTGCTGGTATTTGGCGCCGTTGCACTTTATCTCTTTGGCGCCCAACTGCCGACAGCCATCGTCAATATCCCGCTTAACAATCAACTGCAGGCCCATGATCTTGACGCGATGGATGCGCCGGCGCTGCAAGCTGCGCGCGAGGTATTTGAAGCACGCTGGATCCGATGGAATACCATTCGGACGGTGGTCACCATTGTCGTTGTGCTGA
- a CDS encoding NAD(P)H-binding protein, with amino-acid sequence MNTHKDTASQGLTLVLGGTGKTGRRIVAQLQEMGIPTRIGSRSATPAFDWDNEATWQACLEGVTAMYINYAPDLAVPGASDAIRALVDMAKAQGVSRFVLLSGRGEAEAQACERIVQDSGVDTTIVRASWFNQNFSEGAFTGMIHSGQITLPVGDVGEPFVDVDDIAEVAVAALTQPGHAGEVYEVTGPRLMTFAEVADELSKATGREIQFLQIPHEAFIEGAKASGAPKEVVWMMDYLFTTVLDGRNANLTDGIQRALGRPPTDFATYARETAAAGTWG; translated from the coding sequence ATGAATACACATAAAGACACTGCATCGCAGGGACTCACACTTGTACTTGGCGGTACTGGCAAAACAGGCCGGCGCATTGTAGCGCAATTACAGGAAATGGGAATCCCAACCCGTATCGGTTCCCGATCTGCTACGCCGGCTTTCGATTGGGACAACGAGGCCACCTGGCAAGCGTGCCTGGAAGGCGTAACAGCTATGTACATCAATTACGCGCCAGACCTTGCCGTGCCCGGCGCATCGGATGCCATTCGGGCGCTTGTGGATATGGCAAAAGCGCAAGGCGTATCGCGCTTTGTTTTACTTTCTGGCCGCGGTGAAGCAGAAGCACAAGCATGTGAGCGCATTGTGCAGGATAGTGGGGTAGATACCACCATCGTTCGGGCAAGCTGGTTCAATCAGAATTTCTCAGAAGGCGCGTTTACCGGCATGATCCATTCCGGACAAATCACGCTACCCGTCGGTGATGTGGGGGAGCCGTTTGTTGATGTAGATGACATCGCGGAAGTCGCCGTTGCCGCGCTGACACAGCCAGGGCATGCCGGCGAAGTGTATGAGGTAACGGGCCCACGCTTAATGACTTTTGCCGAAGTTGCGGATGAATTGTCGAAGGCCACAGGCCGAGAAATCCAGTTCCTCCAGATCCCGCATGAAGCGTTTATTGAAGGCGCAAAAGCTTCTGGTGCGCCCAAAGAAGTGGTGTGGATGATGGACTATTTGTTTACCACGGTCCTTGATGGCCGCAACGCAAACCTGACCGACGGTATCCAACGCGCACTGGGGCGTCCACCCACAGACTTCGCAACGTACGCACGGGAAACGGCGGCTGCAGGTACGTGGGGATGA
- a CDS encoding AraC family transcriptional regulator ligand-binding domain-containing protein yields MGQITALFASKVLGIVDEHVDKDAMLRSIGIEPGEPVDPALMVSADEYYAFLERLAASDGNPTTLSLRGGGAMRCSDYGAFGLAFKSATTLLGSYERAARYARVLTSVSTYTHEQAENGMYVHLNRAGERRLGMRISNEATIAAITAISREVSTAPFTPLAVYFKHPEPVHVRDHEIYFECPVYFDTDRDALLVASTSLHTRNKVGDESIARFFDSHLEATLATFEDETALDKQVCNQVSRALSEGVPAISDVAGQLGMSGRTLQRRLSETGHTFQALVDTARRQLAERLLQQTDYSLAEIAFMTGYAEQSAFTRAFMRWAGQTPRSYRLNPQKK; encoded by the coding sequence ATGGGACAAATAACCGCGCTATTTGCCAGTAAGGTACTCGGGATTGTTGATGAGCATGTCGACAAAGACGCCATGCTGCGGTCTATCGGCATCGAACCGGGAGAGCCGGTTGATCCCGCGTTGATGGTTTCTGCTGATGAATATTATGCGTTCCTGGAGCGATTGGCAGCTTCAGACGGCAACCCAACCACACTGTCGCTGCGTGGTGGCGGTGCAATGCGCTGCAGCGACTATGGCGCCTTTGGCCTGGCATTCAAATCGGCCACTACCTTGCTTGGTTCTTATGAGCGTGCGGCGCGTTATGCGCGCGTTTTGACGAGCGTGTCAACGTACACCCATGAGCAGGCGGAGAACGGCATGTATGTACACCTCAATCGCGCCGGAGAGCGCCGGCTCGGCATGCGCATATCGAATGAAGCAACCATCGCAGCAATCACTGCGATTAGCAGGGAAGTATCCACCGCCCCATTTACTCCCCTCGCCGTCTATTTTAAACACCCTGAACCGGTGCATGTCAGAGACCATGAAATTTACTTTGAGTGTCCCGTGTATTTTGACACGGACAGGGATGCATTGTTGGTTGCAAGTACATCGTTGCACACCCGAAACAAGGTCGGAGATGAGAGCATCGCCCGTTTTTTTGATTCACATCTCGAAGCCACGCTGGCAACGTTTGAAGATGAAACCGCCCTGGATAAACAGGTATGCAATCAAGTGTCACGCGCGCTGAGTGAGGGCGTGCCTGCCATTTCAGATGTGGCGGGTCAGTTAGGCATGAGTGGGCGAACTTTACAACGCCGGCTGTCTGAAACTGGGCATACATTTCAGGCACTCGTAGATACGGCACGCCGGCAATTGGCTGAGCGCCTGCTACAACAAACCGATTATTCGCTAGCTGAAATTGCGTTCATGACCGGATATGCTGAACAGAGCGCATTCACCCGCGCCTTCATGCGCTGGGCCGGCCAAACACCCCGGTCTTACCGCCTCAATCCACAAAAAAAGTAA
- a CDS encoding glycosyltransferase family 2 protein — MNRIPTPELSVIIPCFNEAEVIPLLIPALEQLDDSLPFPVYFLFVDDGSTDQTLALITDVCNRDERFACLSLSRNFGHQNAVSAGLRHAKGDIVAVIDADLQDPPAVIADFVDKWREGYDIVYGIRQNRKEKWPQRLAYALFYRILKRIANIEVPLDAGDFSLMDRRVVDVINQMPEHNRFIRGLRGWVGFRQTGVAYERQERQKGTSKYTFGKLFKLALDGLISFSAVPLWLAGWMGAFSAMLGFGYMLYAFIARVAGIEIPKGWTSTIIIILFLGGIQLMVLGILGNYIGRIFDEVKNRPHYIANHTTGWLSRAIQVHESAPAKNTPSNA, encoded by the coding sequence ATGAATCGAATTCCCACGCCTGAACTGAGCGTTATTATTCCTTGCTTCAATGAAGCAGAGGTCATCCCGCTGCTCATTCCTGCGCTGGAGCAGCTTGATGACAGCCTGCCATTTCCGGTGTATTTTCTTTTTGTAGATGATGGGAGTACCGATCAAACGTTGGCGCTGATTACCGATGTCTGCAACCGCGACGAGCGGTTTGCGTGCCTGAGTTTGTCGCGCAATTTTGGGCACCAGAATGCCGTGTCTGCCGGCTTGCGCCATGCAAAAGGAGACATCGTAGCGGTGATCGATGCAGACCTCCAGGATCCACCGGCCGTCATAGCGGACTTTGTCGACAAGTGGCGTGAAGGATATGATATCGTTTATGGCATCCGGCAAAACCGGAAGGAGAAGTGGCCACAACGGTTAGCCTACGCGCTGTTTTACCGAATCCTGAAAAGAATTGCCAATATCGAAGTACCGCTCGATGCCGGCGACTTTTCTTTGATGGACCGCCGGGTTGTCGACGTAATTAACCAGATGCCCGAGCACAACCGTTTTATCCGTGGCTTGCGTGGCTGGGTTGGATTTCGGCAAACGGGCGTTGCCTATGAGCGGCAGGAGCGGCAAAAAGGCACTTCAAAATATACCTTTGGCAAGTTGTTCAAACTGGCATTAGACGGGCTGATTTCGTTTTCTGCCGTTCCGCTGTGGCTGGCCGGATGGATGGGTGCCTTTTCAGCGATGCTGGGTTTTGGTTACATGCTGTACGCGTTTATCGCACGCGTAGCCGGCATAGAAATTCCCAAAGGCTGGACATCAACCATCATCATTATCCTATTCCTCGGCGGCATCCAGCTCATGGTGCTGGGCATTCTCGGCAATTACATCGGGCGAATTTTTGACGAGGTAAAGAATCGCCCCCACTATATCGCCAATCATACAACAGGGTGGCTTAGTAGAGCCATACAGGTGCATGAATCAGCGCCGGCTAAAAACACCCCTTCCAACGCATAA
- a CDS encoding nucleoside hydrolase produces MNQLPFSRFCFLFVLFTTLTIFPANAQQPIILDADTGNEIDDLFAVARALIEPSWEITALNATQWQTSHWAEPQSMENSHRVNAVLTGYLKHPAKLRRGGIARMFDWGDKAQHSAAAYEIIKQAKAMPAGEKLTVIALGALTNVASAIYIDPSIEPLIKLYWLGTNYDFEAGLMDETDFNSVMDVQALDIMLKSVVEMHVMPHSVALAMEFTYEETERRLRDKHDLGKYLVDRWYNHLDGLREARWIWDLALIGAMIHPEWAERVEITTSPENGNRKITYYRAIDGEKIRNEFFETLNAHFENQ; encoded by the coding sequence ATGAATCAACTACCTTTCTCGCGCTTTTGCTTCCTGTTTGTATTGTTTACCACGTTGACCATTTTCCCTGCAAATGCGCAGCAACCCATTATCCTGGATGCTGATACGGGCAATGAAATTGATGATTTATTTGCTGTTGCCCGCGCGTTAATTGAGCCTTCCTGGGAAATCACGGCGCTTAATGCCACCCAGTGGCAAACAAGCCATTGGGCGGAGCCGCAGTCGATGGAAAACAGCCACCGTGTAAATGCGGTACTGACGGGATACCTGAAGCACCCGGCCAAGCTACGGCGTGGTGGTATTGCGCGTATGTTCGATTGGGGCGACAAAGCCCAACACTCTGCGGCTGCATACGAAATCATTAAGCAGGCTAAAGCGATGCCGGCAGGGGAGAAGCTAACCGTGATTGCCCTGGGTGCACTCACCAATGTGGCTTCCGCAATCTACATCGACCCGTCAATAGAGCCACTCATCAAATTGTACTGGCTCGGTACCAACTACGACTTTGAAGCCGGCCTCATGGATGAAACCGACTTCAATAGCGTCATGGACGTCCAGGCCCTCGATATCATGTTGAAGTCAGTGGTAGAAATGCACGTGATGCCGCACAGCGTCGCGCTGGCGATGGAGTTTACGTATGAAGAAACAGAGCGCCGGCTGCGCGACAAACACGACCTCGGTAAGTACCTGGTGGATCGGTGGTACAACCACCTGGATGGCTTGCGCGAAGCCCGCTGGATCTGGGACCTTGCGCTTATTGGCGCCATGATTCATCCGGAATGGGCTGAGCGTGTAGAGATTACCACTTCGCCGGAAAATGGCAACCGGAAAATTACTTATTACCGCGCCATCGATGGGGAGAAAATCAGAAATGAGTTTTTTGAAACGCTCAACGCCCACTTCGAAAATCAGTAG